A single region of the Arthrobacter sp. zg-Y820 genome encodes:
- a CDS encoding alpha-hydroxy acid oxidase: MKRRIPQYSELRGLIQFKPFDLDRRRARLAKATNVWELRDIAKRRIPTAAFDYVDGGSFGEQTLRRNRAAFDDVEFVPNVLRDVTSVDLSTKIAGTEAAMPVGIAPTGLTRLMHSEGEIGGAQAAAAFGIPFSLSTMGTASIEELTETVPDAAKWFQLYLWKDRGRSRELVSRAAAAGYGALIVTVDTPVAGARLRDTRNGMTMPPTLTPKTVLDASYRPEWWFNFLTTKPLGFANFEGERVSLAETVNTMFEPSLNMEDLGWLRETWPGKLIVKGIQNPADAVEVFARGADAIVVSNHGGRQLDRAPVPLRILPAIRAAVGPDAEIILDSGIMSGGDIVAAIAAGADFTLIGRAYLYGLMAGGRQGAERTLELLRTEMTTVMQLLGVTSLAELTPEHVRRV; encoded by the coding sequence ATGAAACGCCGAATTCCCCAGTACTCCGAACTCCGCGGCCTCATCCAGTTCAAGCCCTTTGACCTCGACCGCCGGCGCGCACGGCTGGCGAAGGCGACGAACGTCTGGGAGCTGCGGGACATCGCCAAGCGGCGGATTCCCACGGCTGCCTTCGACTACGTGGACGGCGGATCCTTCGGCGAGCAGACGCTGCGCCGCAACCGCGCGGCGTTCGACGACGTCGAATTCGTGCCGAACGTGCTGCGCGATGTCACAAGCGTGGACCTGAGCACCAAGATCGCCGGTACCGAAGCGGCGATGCCGGTGGGCATCGCTCCCACGGGCCTGACCCGGCTGATGCATTCCGAGGGCGAGATCGGGGGAGCGCAGGCCGCTGCCGCGTTCGGCATTCCGTTCTCGCTCTCCACCATGGGCACGGCATCGATCGAGGAACTCACCGAGACCGTGCCCGACGCCGCCAAATGGTTCCAGCTCTACCTCTGGAAGGACCGCGGCCGGTCCCGGGAACTGGTGAGCCGTGCAGCGGCCGCCGGGTACGGCGCGTTGATCGTCACCGTGGACACCCCGGTGGCCGGCGCCCGGCTCCGGGACACCCGCAATGGCATGACCATGCCGCCCACCCTGACGCCGAAGACCGTCCTGGACGCCTCCTACCGGCCGGAGTGGTGGTTCAACTTCCTGACCACCAAACCGCTGGGGTTCGCGAACTTCGAGGGGGAGCGGGTGTCCCTGGCCGAGACCGTGAACACCATGTTTGAACCATCCCTGAACATGGAGGACCTGGGCTGGCTGCGCGAAACGTGGCCGGGCAAGCTCATCGTCAAGGGCATCCAGAACCCGGCCGACGCTGTTGAGGTCTTTGCCCGCGGCGCGGACGCAATCGTGGTGTCCAACCACGGCGGCCGGCAGCTGGACCGGGCTCCCGTGCCGCTGCGCATCCTGCCCGCCATCCGCGCCGCCGTCGGGCCCGACGCCGAGATCATCTTGGATTCGGGCATCATGTCCGGCGGCGACATCGTTGCCGCCATCGCCGCAGGCGCCGACTTCACCCTGATCGGCCGCGCCTATTTGTACGGGCTGATGGCCGGCGGGCGGCAGGGCGCCGAGCGCACGCTGGAGCTGCTCCGCACCGAGATGACGACCGTGATGCAGCTGCTCGGCGTCACCAGCCTTGCGGAGCTGACGCCGGAGCACGTGCGGCGGGTTTAG